Proteins from one Aspergillus nidulans FGSC A4 chromosome VIII genomic window:
- a CDS encoding uncharacterized protein (transcript_id=CADANIAT00001675), giving the protein MPHSQDARHRRVGTGFSSSGRRTVMGYWAPLALTVGIAAIGVAAWIWTERNEEDDEDDHDDTRAGDQPASAPSGVSFPRGDYGGDYARATGSDALAQEDASVMARMQGALRRTPSPQQIFDGASKRVAAGVAAAGAFVGGALTSIREEGRGDFEDHSRWSEEVESRNQQRSQAETTTPSQPPTRGVVGAPAATDKKRKTVAIVVSSESSHLPEDLTSDHVSILSHLPEHINPDSAKIFVLIYAPGLKHAPNQGSSSHALSITSSYSNIAPEEATSSPELSTLEPRQVDDLEGAPPLFNTLYTQGQAIVEKDTMIMPFNSLTGYVHLVRHLSPDTVYVQESLSGQDGSAVNHIAGWVRQVVVVVGDEGGRGGLIDSDDESVLANKEEKWWRKEGVTGIGKRIDVVDVLRVGDDWRRRISGND; this is encoded by the exons ATGCCTCATTCCCAGGATGCTCGCCATCGGCGGGTGGGTACCGGCTTCAGCTCGAGTGGGCGGCGTACCGTCATGGGATACTGGGCACCTCTTGCCCTGACCGTCGGTATTGCCGCTATTGGTGTTGCGGCTTGGATATGGACTGAGCgcaatgaagaagacgacgaagatgatcACGATGACACCCGAGCCGGTGATCAACCTGCCAGTGCCCCTAGTGGGGTGTCATTCCCGCGCGGTGACTATGGGGGAGACTACGCCCGAGCGACAGGTTCAGATGCTCTTGCCCAGGAGGATGCTAGTGTAATGGCTCGCATGCAAGGGGCGCTTCGGCGCACACCTAGTCCACAGCAAATCTTTGACGGGGCAAGCAAGAGGGTTGCTGCCGGTGTCGCGGCGGCAGGGGCTTTTGTGGGTGGTGCTCTGACTTCAATTCGAGAGGAGGGTAGAGGCGACTTCGAGGACCATTCCCGCTGGTCGGAGGAGGTGGAATCTCGCAACCAACAGAGGAGCCAGGCGGAGACAACAACGCCCAGTCAACCTCCAACACGCGGTGTTGTTGGGGCCCCAGCGGCCACTgacaagaagagaaagacggTTGCGATTGTGGTGTCATCAGAATCATCTCATCTTCCAGAAGACTTGACTTCTGATCATGTG TCTATCCTTTCGCATCTACCTGAACATATCAACCCGGACTCGGCTAAAATTTTCGTTTTGATCTACGCGCCCGGATTGAAGCACGCTCCTAATCAGGGAAGCTCTTCCCACGCCTTGTCCATCACATCTTCATACTCGAACATTGCTCCTGAGGAAGCCACCTCATCCCCCGAGCTTTCTACTCTGGAGCCTCGACAGGTCGATGATCTAGAGGGAGCGCCGCCTCTTTTCAACACCTTATACACACAGGGCCAAGCAATCGTGGAGAAAGATACCATGATTATGCCTTTCAACTCCCTAACCGGATACGTACACCTTGTCCGCCACCTCTCTCCTGATACAGTCTATGTGCAAGAGTCACTGTCAGGTCAAGACGGTAGCGCGGTGAATCACATCGCCGGCTGGGTTAGGCAGGTCGTTGTTGTGGTTGGCGATGAAGGTGGCCGAGGCGGCCTCATCGATAGCGACGATGAATCAGTGCTGGCgaacaaggaagagaaatggTGGCGCAAAGAGGGTGTTACTGGCATTGGTAAACGCATCGACGTGGTCGATGTGCTTCGTGTTGGGGATGATTGGCGACGCAGGATCAGTGGCAATGACTAG
- a CDS encoding protein rfeE (transcript_id=CADANIAT00001676) yields the protein MIKRQQQEQERERRRIAEQRQAEEQAKEENRRQHLAAQQAQAQLAAQQQQNRHVMAQANGVSQGPQSSPVVRNQTPLNTSSPLVGNAMATQASVPMAMTASMQGAGSPQRPPSALQHAHPNMMSHPMGPSRSQQGQSRHGTPQMTQGTPAMSQATPIMRNVTPTQRMSHASPPRSSMAPTPVMNQAVMATPQMGSQSFNHQQQQFLMQRQQLLAQQGQHLNHSQLTPQQFAQLQANMLAQNNIQNQQQQQMMQQQQQQQQQQQQQQQQNHQNQQQKFANPQTYQAQMMRAQLMQMQLAQQQQQQRQQQSQQQQQAQPQGQQQPQHQQGQMLQNSPQLNAQQQQMLMAAAQANGGQLPQNMQGMGMQPRMSTPARYNQLYQQRLLRLRQDMATRLMPQYGPPTQYPPQVAQEYSVGLENAAKGFVQDLIRRERVEFAAAQQRQAQAAAHAQAVQQQQHNMMQNGMGK from the coding sequence ATGATCAAAAGGCAacaacaagagcaagagagggagaggcgtCGGATCGCGGAGCAGCGCCAGGCGGAAGAACAGGCCAAAGAAGAGAACCGAAGACAGCATCTCGCCGCACAGCAGGCCCAGGCACAGCttgcagcgcagcagcagcaaaaccGGCACGTCATGGCACAAGCTAACGGCGTTAGCCAAGGACCTCAATCCTCGCCAGTGGTACGCAACCAGACTCCTCTCAACACTTCATCTCCGCTCGTCGGCAATGCGATGGCAACGCAGGCTAGCGTGCCTATGGCGATGACAGCTTCCATGCAGGGTGCTGGTAGCCCACAGAGACCTCCCTCTGCTTTGCAGCACGCCCATCCCAACATGATGAGCCACCCAATGGGGCCGTCTAGGAGCCAGCAAGGACAAAGCAGACATGGTACGCCACAAATGACGCAGGGAACACCAGCCATGTCCCAAGCGACTCCAATAATGCGCAATGTTACACCCACTCAGCGTATGAGCCATGCTAGTCCACCACGCTCCTCTATGGCCCCCACGCCTGTTATGAATCAGGCTGTGATGGCGACACCGCAGATGGGAAGTCAATCCTTCaatcaccagcagcagcaattccTTATGCAAAGGCAGCAACTCCTCGCACAGCAAGGACAGCATTTGAACCACAGTCAGCTCACTCCGCAACAGTTCGCTCAGTTACAGGCAAATATGCTTGCGCAGAATAAcatccagaaccagcagcagcagcagatgatgcagcagcagcagcagcaacaacaacaacaacaacaacaacaacaacaaaatCACCAGAATCAACAACAGAAGTTTGCCAATCCCCAGACATACCAGGCTCAGATGATGCGCGCGCAACtcatgcagatgcagctcgcccaacagcagcagcaacaaaggCAACAGCAAtcacaacagcagcaacaagcGCAGCCGCAaggccagcaacagccacagcatcaacaaggacAAATGCTTCAAAACAGCCCTCAGCTCAACgcccagcaacagcagatGTTGATGGCAGCGGCACAAGCTAACGGCGGCCAACTCCCGCAAAACATGCAGGGCATGGGTATGCAGCCGCGAATGAGTACTCCAGCGCGGTACAACCAGCTCTATCAGCAGCGGCTTTTGAGACTACGGCAAGACATGGCTACGCGTCTGATGCCACAGTACGGACCACCCACGCAATATCCGCCACAGGTTGCGCAGGAGTACAGTGTTGGCCTTGAAAACGCTGCTAAGGGCTTCGTGCAAGACCTCATTCGCAGGGAGCGTGTCGagtttgctgctgctcaacaGCGACAAGCCCAGGCTGCTGCCCACGCCCAGGCAgtgcagcaacagcagcacaaCATGATGCAGAATGGAATGGGCAAGTAA
- a CDS encoding uncharacterized protein (transcript_id=CADANIAT00001677): protein MPRVRVSSSQNCHEKEGRLLLAVQAIKKKEITSIREAARRFNVPESTLRTRLRGTTNRAESRANGHKLTEIEEERGAAPTKAHVREMANILLAKPKQENPKVIQAWFNTVRATIEQYGILPDDIYNFDETGFAMGLCAHQKVITKSESCGRRPVLQPGNREWVTAIESISASGWALPPTLIFKGKQYNQAWFTGLPPDWRFEISTNGWTTNEISLRWLQKQFIPSTEHRTRGRYQLLVLDGHGSHLTPEFDQICTDHNIIPLCMPAHSSHLLQPLDIGCFAVLKRSYASLVDQKMRLGISHIDKLDFLAAYPQARISTFKLDTIRNSFRAAGLVPLNPEPVLSKLSIQARTPTPPGSRGSQASTFCPHTPANVDELLKQASLLRDFLKQRSKSPPSPSHNALNQLIKGCQIAMQKGILLEQENRALRAENAIQRRKRARTHRWIAHDNGLSVQEATELEEAQ, encoded by the exons atgccccgagttcgcgttagttcaagccaaaattgccatgagaaggaaggtcggctcctactggctgtacaggctattaaaaaaaaggagattacatcaatacgcgaggcagcacgtcgcttcaatgtgcctgaatctacactacgtacgcgactacgcgggactacaaatcgcgccgaatctcgcgcaaatggccataaattgactgagattgaagaggaa cgcggagcagctcctacaaaagctcatgtacgagaaatggctaatattctgcttgcaaagc caaagcaagagaacccaaaggttattcaagcatggtttaacaccgtacgagccacaatcgaacaatacgggatcctaccggacgatatctacaactttgatgagactggctttgcaatgggcctttgtgcacatcagaaagtgattaccaagtcagaatcatgtggccgaagaccagttctacagccaggaaaccgtgaatgggttactgcaattgagtcaatcagtgcttctggatgggcacttccaccaacacttatctttaagggcaagcagtataaccaagcatggtttacaggccttccgcccgactggcgatttgaaattagtacaaatggatggacaactaatgaaattagccttcgctggcttcagaagcaatttatcccgtcaacagagcatcgtacgcgcggaagatatcaacttctagttcttgatggccatggaagccatcttacaccagagtttgatcaaatctgtacagatcataatattataccactctgcatgccggcacattcctcccatcttctacaaccacttgatattggatgttttgcagttttgaagcgctcgtacgccagcttggttgatcagaaaatgcggcttggcatcagccatattgacaaacttgatttccttgcagcctatccacaagctcgaatcagcacatttaagctggatacaatcagaaacagttttcgagcagcaggactagtgccattgaatcctgaaccagtgctttcaaagcttagtattcaggctcgtacgcctacaccccctggaagccgtggcagccaggcaagcactttttgcccacatacaccagcaaatgttgatgagcttctaaagcaagcttctttactcagagattttctcaaacagcgctcaaaaagtccaccatcaccgtcccataatgccctaaaccagctaattaaaggctgtcaaattgcaatgcaaaagggcatactattggagcaagagaatagggcgctacgtgctgaaaatgctatacaaaggcgaaagcgagctcgtacgcatagatggatagctcatgataatggtctgtctgtacaagaggctacagagctcgaggaagctcagtaa